TACCTCTGCCGGCAGCGGCTTTCCAACGTTGCTGAGAGATTTGGAAATCTGCCGCCAAAGTGCCACCATGGGCCAACTGCCGGCTGTGAGGATCATCATGGACTCGGGCCGATAGTAATGGTTGTGGTAACGGCGAAGGTCATTGATATCCAGCAGCGGCACAGTCTCAGGCATACCGCCATATAATGGCGCACGGGGCTCGCTCATTGCCGCTTGCTCAGTGGATTGCTGGAACCGCTCGTGGCGCATGTATTCGCCAAGCTCACGATATAGCGCGCCATCGTGACCATTCCCCTCTTCACGGACGATTTCATCGTCAAAATCATCGTCGGCTAGTTGCGGTACCAGCACAGAGTCCGCCATGAACCCGATGCCCCGCAGTACCGAGTGGGGGTCGTATCCAGTAAGGTGAAAACGGGTGCTTTCCTTTTGGGTGGTGGCGTTAAATTCGAGCAGCGCCAGCTCGGCGCGCAAGGTCAGAAAGGTATCAGGCTCGGGATAGCGTGCAGATCCGCGAAGTACCATGTGTTCAAGCGCATGAGTGATTCCACTGTCATCATCTGCAGGCGTTCGAAACACAATCGCTGCGCTTAATCTGTCCTCATCTGACGCGGCATGATGCCAGTGCATGGCGCCGCTGACATGACGATACCCAACCCAGCCTGTTTCCAGTTGCTGTTCATCTGGCGGCAAAAGCAGCCAATCCGGCGCAGCAGGATGCGGTTTCGCCATTGCAGCTCCTCACTCATTGTGTTCATCAAAACTTAGGGTTTGACGGACAGAATCATCTGGCTGTTCTTCACGGTTCTCGCCAAGGCTGCGCTGTGACACCCCTGATTGGCTTTCGCTACCGCTTCCTCAATCACGTGATGATGCGGGGATTTGTTGCACACCGGATCGGCATTCGCCGGATCGCCGGTCAGCAACATGGCCTGACAACGACAACCACCAAAGTCTTTTTCCTTCTCATTACAGCTTCGGCAAGGTTCCCGCATCCAGTCAAATCCGCGGAAGTGATTAAAGCTCTCTGATTCGTTCCAGATGTAGGAAAGTGAGTGTTCCTTCACGTTTGGATGGGGCAAATCCAACATCGCTGCACTGTGGCAAGGCAGGGCTTTTCCATCCGGTGCAATGTTGAGGAAAATGTTTCCCCAGCCGCTCATGCATGGCTTTGGGCGGGATTCATGATAATCCGGCGTGACAAAGATAAACTTAGGCCCCACGCCGTTTTGACTGTCGCGAAGTGCGTTCACCTTGGCTTCGGCTTCTTCTATCTGGGGTTGGGATGGCAGCAGTGCATCTCGGTTATGCAGCGCCCAACCATAATATTGCGAGGTGGCCAGCTCAACGAAATCCGCTTCCAACTCAATCGCGAGCGCCATAATTGCTTCAATCGATTCAATGTTCTGGCGGGTAATCACCACGTTCATTACCATTGGGAAACCGTTGTCTTTGACAGCTTTGAACATGGCTTTTTTGTGCTCGAAAGCGTGACGCTTTCCGGCTATCGCATCACTTAAATCCGGGTCGGCCGACTGAAAACTGATTTGGATATGATCAAGCCCTGCTTCTTTGAGTGCCAGGATACGCTTCTCATTAAGTCCAACCGCAGAGGTGATCAGGTTGGTGTAGTAGCCCAGTCCTTTGGCGTGGGCGACCAATTGTTCCAGGTCTTTGCGCATCAAGGGCTCGCCACCGGAAAATCCAAGCTGAACCGCCCCCAGCTCCCGACCTTCTTCCAGCACGCGGAACCAGTCGTCGGTAGACAGCTCGTCATCGGGATCACCGAGATTCAGCGGGTTGGCGCAATAGGCGCAATGCAGCGGGCAGCGATAGGTCAGCTCCGCCAACAGCCAGAGCGGCGGATTAACAGGCTTCGAGCCATTTCTTGTCACGGGCGACCTCCACGAACTCGTTCACGTCATCAGCCAAATCCACACCGGGAAACTTTTCTTCCAGACGTGAGATCACGGCATCTACCGAGCTTGGTGCGTCAAACTGCATCAGAATCTCAGCGGCACTTTCGCTCAGTTTCACCATCCCTTCCGGGTAGAGCAGTACGTGGCAGTCCTGCGCTTTTTCAAACTGCATGCGGAACATGCTGTTGCGCTGATAGACAGTATCGCTGTTCATGTCGCCTCCCTGCTTTAGTGTCGTCTTCTCGTTTTAATTATCTGTCGAGCGCATGATGCCAGACAGGTTTGTCGGTAATGCCAACATAAGGTGGACGCTCAAATTCGTATGCCATGCTGATGGCATCGAGCAGCGACCAAAGGATATCGAGTTTAAATTGCAGAATATTCAGCGCTTGCGCCTGTAGCTCAGCCGTCTGGAAATGATCGAGCGTGATAGACAAGCCATGCTCCACATCACGACGGGCCTGACTGAGACGCTGGCGGAAATAGGTCAGCCCTTCAGGGTCAATCCAAGTGTAATGATTCGGCCAAGAATCAAGACGGGACTGGTGAATTTCCGGTGCGAACAGCTCGGTCAGTGATGAGCAGGCGGCCTCCTGCCAGGTGGCCCGGCGGGCAAAATTCACATACGCATCCACCGCAAAGCGTACGCCCGGCAGCACCCATTTTTCATCGAGCACTTCTTGTCTATCCAGACCAACGGCTTCGGCCAAACGCAGCCAGGCTTCAATGCCACCCCATTTGCAATCCAGGCTCTTGTGACCGTCATGGTCAAGGATGCGCTGCACCCACTCGCGGCGGATTTCCGGGTCGCGACAGTTCGCCATAATGGCAGCGTCCTTCACCGGAATAGAGGTCTGGTAATAAAAGCGGTTTGCTACCCAGGCACGGATTTGCGCTTTGGTGCACCTGCCCGCGTACATGGCTTGATGAAAGGGATGGTGAATGTGGTAGTACTGCCCTTTGGCGAGCAGTGCCTGTTGGAATTCATCACGTGTCATTGGCTGTGCCATGGCGCCTCCCAGAATCAAATCTCAATCGTCATGCCGTCGAAGGCAATTTCCACTCCAGCATCCAACACCGCCTGATGCTGCGGCGAGTCAGGATCCAGAATGGGGTTGGTATTATTGATATGAATGAGCACCTTGCGCGGCTTGGTGAAATCTTCCATCAGCGCCAACATGCCGTCGTCGCCAGAGACCGAAAGATGGCCCATTTCCGAGCCCAAAGAAGTGCCAAGCCCTTCACGAATCATTTCATCGTCCGTCCAGAGTGTGCCATCCATCATCACGCAATCGGCATCGCGCATGGCAGCCAGCACAGTATCTTCCGGTGCGCCCAGACCCGGTGCATAAAAAAGAGTAGCGCCAGTGCGGGTATCGACAATCTTAAGACCAATGTTGTCTCCGGGGCGCGGACGGTTCCGGTAAGGCGAAAACGGCGGCGCATTGGATGATAGGGAAATCGGATGGAATTCGAGATTCGGCACTGAAGGAATGCGCCAGCCTTCCCGCGAATGGATATCGACGGTACAGGTTTGGTAGCCCCCTTCCCAATGCTTCATCATCGACAAAATCGGATAGCTGCTGCTGAGCTCTTCTGCCACTTCAGGCGTGCAGTAAAGCTCGAGCGGTAATCCTTCGCGAAGAATGAGCAATCCGGTCGTGTGGTCAATCTGCGCATCGGTGACCACCACGGCGCTAATGGCAGAGCCTCTTGCGCCATCAGCTTTCGCAAGTTGCGGAGAGGCGTTGATTTGTTGACGGATATCGGGGGAAGCATTAATCACCACCCAATGTTCACCATCATCGCTCACGGCAATGGAAGATTGAGTGCGTGGCTCAGCGCGACTGGTACCATTTCGCACCGACTGGCACATACGACAATGACAATTCCACTGGGGAAATCCGCCTCCGGCGGCTGAACCTAATACAACAATTTGCATCCATTCACCTCGTCGATTGCTATCCTGTCGACAAACAGCAGGGAATTAAAAACGGGATGCCCCTCTGTGAATCAGCGAAGGTGCATCCCGTTTGTCAGCTACTTAGCGGTTACTGATGTAAAGAGTTACTTCAAAACCGAGTCTGAGTTCTGTGTAGCTTGGTTTCTTCCACATACTGTCGCTCCTTGTACCGATACGTCGAGGCACAACTTGCCTCCTGATTTAGCCTATGCACAAGCGCCGGATCTACCAATCCTACTTTGTGATGATTTCTCTCATCTAAGACACTGATTTCATATCTCTGATGGGCCTTGTTGAGTGCTCTCCAACGGGTCACAGATGGCAACCGGAATCGCCTCGCCCGACGTCCTCGTTTTGCGTCTGCGTTTGCCATATTTATCCGCCACACAACGGGTGTTGTCATTGATGATCGCCAGGCAGGCAAAACACTGTACACACTCGTTGTAATCTATCGCGCCATCTTTATGGATAGCGTTGATCCCACAGTGTTTTTCACAAAGTCGACAGGGGCTTCCGCACTCTTTTCTTCGGGTCAGCCAGCTGAAGATCCTGAGCCTTCCAAGCACTGCTAAACCCGCTCCAAGAGGACACAAATACCGACAGTAAGCCTTGTGGATTTTGGCGCTGATCAGCAGCAGTAAAACCGCATAAATGACAAAGGGGGCGCTGCGCTCAAACATCAGGGTAACAGCGGTTTTAAAGGGCTCAATTTCGGCCATGGTTTCGGCTAAAGAGAGACTGTAAAATGACGTTCCCACCAGCACCAAAAGCATGCCATATTTTAGGTAAATCAATCGGCTATGAAGCACGTCATCGACCTTCCATTGCCGGATACGAAGCTTCTCAGCCACCGCTGCCACCAGCTCCTGCATGGCACCAAACGGGCATAGCCAGCCACAGAAAAGTCCCCTTCCCCATAGAAAAAGACTGATAAACACGTAACTCCAGAGAATAAACAGCATGGGATCGAGTAAAAAAACTTGGATATCAAAGCCTTGCCAGAGTGATAACAGCAAGGTGTAGATGTTAACCACCGACAATTGCCCCTGGGTATAAAACCCAATAAAAAGAATGATAAAACAGAGAGATACCAATCTTACCGGCGTTAAATATTGACCGAGCTTGGCCAGCCTGTGCTGAAAGACAAATGCCCCCGTCAGCAACACCAAATATACCGCTAACACGCTGATTTCTAGCGTTCTATCCAGCCAGATACGCTGCCAGAGCGGCAACGGCTTCTCCGGAGGCTCAACCGGGGTTTGCACCGATTTGGGGAGTAAATAATCGGTAGAAATGGCAATTGTTTCC
The nucleotide sequence above comes from Grimontia kaedaensis. Encoded proteins:
- the pqqE gene encoding pyrroloquinoline quinone biosynthesis protein PqqE: MTRNGSKPVNPPLWLLAELTYRCPLHCAYCANPLNLGDPDDELSTDDWFRVLEEGRELGAVQLGFSGGEPLMRKDLEQLVAHAKGLGYYTNLITSAVGLNEKRILALKEAGLDHIQISFQSADPDLSDAIAGKRHAFEHKKAMFKAVKDNGFPMVMNVVITRQNIESIEAIMALAIELEADFVELATSQYYGWALHNRDALLPSQPQIEEAEAKVNALRDSQNGVGPKFIFVTPDYHESRPKPCMSGWGNIFLNIAPDGKALPCHSAAMLDLPHPNVKEHSLSYIWNESESFNHFRGFDWMREPCRSCNEKEKDFGGCRCQAMLLTGDPANADPVCNKSPHHHVIEEAVAKANQGCHSAALARTVKNSQMILSVKP
- the pqqD gene encoding pyrroloquinoline quinone biosynthesis peptide chaperone PqqD — protein: MNSDTVYQRNSMFRMQFEKAQDCHVLLYPEGMVKLSESAAEILMQFDAPSSVDAVISRLEEKFPGVDLADDVNEFVEVARDKKWLEAC
- the pqqC gene encoding pyrroloquinoline-quinone synthase PqqC — its product is MAQPMTRDEFQQALLAKGQYYHIHHPFHQAMYAGRCTKAQIRAWVANRFYYQTSIPVKDAAIMANCRDPEIRREWVQRILDHDGHKSLDCKWGGIEAWLRLAEAVGLDRQEVLDEKWVLPGVRFAVDAYVNFARRATWQEAACSSLTELFAPEIHQSRLDSWPNHYTWIDPEGLTYFRQRLSQARRDVEHGLSITLDHFQTAELQAQALNILQFKLDILWSLLDAISMAYEFERPPYVGITDKPVWHHALDR
- the pqqB gene encoding pyrroloquinoline quinone biosynthesis protein PqqB, with the translated sequence MQIVVLGSAAGGGFPQWNCHCRMCQSVRNGTSRAEPRTQSSIAVSDDGEHWVVINASPDIRQQINASPQLAKADGARGSAISAVVVTDAQIDHTTGLLILREGLPLELYCTPEVAEELSSSYPILSMMKHWEGGYQTCTVDIHSREGWRIPSVPNLEFHPISLSSNAPPFSPYRNRPRPGDNIGLKIVDTRTGATLFYAPGLGAPEDTVLAAMRDADCVMMDGTLWTDDEMIREGLGTSLGSEMGHLSVSGDDGMLALMEDFTKPRKVLIHINNTNPILDPDSPQHQAVLDAGVEIAFDGMTIEI
- the pqqA gene encoding pyrroloquinoline quinone precursor peptide PqqA; the encoded protein is MWKKPSYTELRLGFEVTLYISNR